The Oryctolagus cuniculus chromosome 5, mOryCun1.1, whole genome shotgun sequence genome includes a region encoding these proteins:
- the ECHDC1 gene encoding ethylmalonyl-CoA decarboxylase, with amino-acid sequence MASSLLKTSSLSVRTKLLHQTGVSLYNTSHGFHEEEVKRKLQEFPGGSVDLQKEDNGIGILTLNNPSKMNAFSGVMMLQLLEKVIELENWTEGKGLIVRGANNTFSSGSDLNAVKALGTPEEGIALSMFMQNTLTRFMRLPLISVALVQGRALGGGAEVTTACDFRLMTPESEIRFVHKEMGIIPSWGGATRLVQIIGSRQALKVLSGALKLDSEKALNIGMIEEVLQSSDEIKSLEEAQGWLKQFINGPPEVIRALKKSVCSGKELCLEEALQNERDLLGTVWGGTANLEAIARKGKFNK; translated from the exons ATGGCAAGCAGCCTTTTGAAGACATCATCTCTGTCAGTAAGGACCAAATTGCTACATCAAACAGGAGTGTCACTTTATAATACATCTCATGGCTTCCATGAGGAAGAAGTTAAAAGAAAACTTCAGGAGTTCCCTGGTGGATCTGTTGACCTTCAGAAGGAAGACAATGGCATTGGTATTCTTACTCTGAACAATCCAAGTAAAATGAATGCTTTCTCAG GTGTTATGATGCTGCAACTCCTGGAAAAAGTCATTGAATTAGAAAATTGGACAGAGGGTAAAGGCCTCATTGTGCGTGGGGCAAACAATACTTTCTCTTCAGGATCTGATCTGAATGCTGTGAAAGCACTAGGAACTCCAGAG gaGGGAATTGCTTTATCCATGTTCATGCAAAACACCTTAACAAGATTTATGAG ACTTCCCTTAATAAGTGTTGCCCTGGTTCAAGGTCGAGCTTTGGGTGGAGGAGCAGAAGTTACCACAGCATGTGATTTCAG GTTAATGACTCCAGAGAGTGAGATCAGATTTGTCCACAAGGAGATGGGCATAATACCAAGCTGGGGTGGTGCTACTCGGCTCGTTCAAATAATTGGCAGTAGACAAGCTCTCAAAGTGTTGAGTGGGGCCCTCAAACTGGATTCAGAAAAAGCTTTAAATATAGGAATGATCGAAGAGGTCTTGCAGTCTTCTGATGAAATTAAATCTCTAGAAGAGGCACAAGGGTGGCTAAAGCAATTTATCAATGGGCCGCCAGAAGTAAttagagctttaaaaaaatctgtttgttcAGGCAAAGAGCTTTGTTTAGAGGAGGCATTACAGAATGAAAGAGATCTTTTAGGAACAGTGTGGGGTGGAACTGCAAATTTAGAGGCTATTGctagaaaaggaaaatttaataagtag
- the RNF146 gene encoding E3 ubiquitin-protein ligase RNF146, with the protein MMAGCGEIDHSINMLPTNKKANESCSNTAPSLTVPECAICLQTCVHPVSLPCKHVFCYLCVKGASWLGKRCALCRQEIPEDFLDKPTLLSPEELKAASRGNGEYAWYYEGRNGWWQYDERTSRELEDAFSKGKKNTEMLIAGFLYVADLENMVQYRRNEHGRRRKIKRDIIDIPKKGVAGLRLDCDTSAVNLARESSADGADSVSAQSGASVQPPVASSVRPLTSVDGQLTSPATPSPDASTSLEDSFAHLQLSGDNIAERSHRGEGEEDHESPSSGRVPDTSIEETESDASSDSEEVSAVIAQHSLTQQRLLVPNANQTVADRSVAGGGTVSVRSRRPDGQCTVTEV; encoded by the coding sequence gATGGCTGGCTGTGGTGAAATTGATCACTCAATAAACATGCTTCCTACGAACAAGAAAGCAAATGAGTCCTGTTCTAATACCGCACCTTCTCTCACCGTCCCTGAATGTGCCATTTGTCTTCAAACTTGTGTTCACCCAGTCAGTCTGCCCTGTAAACATGTTTTCTGCTATCTGTGTGTAAAGGGAGCTTCATGGCTTGGAAAACGATGTGCTCTTTGTCGACAAGAAATTCCTGAGGATTTCCTTGACAAGCCAACTTTGTTGTCACCAGAGGAACTCAAGGCAGCAAGTAGAGGAAATGGTGAATATGCATGGTATTATGAAGGAAGAAATGGGTGGTGGCAGTATGATGAGCGtactagtagagagctggaagaTGCTTTTTCCAAAGGTAAAAAGAACACTGAAATGTTAATTGCTGGGTTTCTGTATGTTGCTGATCTTGAAAATATGGTTCAATATAGGAGAAATGAACATGGACGTCGTAGGAAGATTAAGCGAGATATAATAGATATACCAAAGAAGGGAGTAGCTGGACTTAGGCTGGACTGTGACACTAGTGCCGTAAACCTAGCACGAGAGAGCTCTGCCGATGGAGCGGACAGCGTATCAGCACAGAGCGGAGCTTCTGTTCAGCCTCCAGTGGCGTCTTCTGTAAGGCCTCTAACATCAGTAGATGGGCAGTTAACAAGCCCTGCAACACCATCTCCTGATGCAAGCACCTCTTTGGAAGACTCTTTTGCTCATTTACAGCTCAGTGGAGACAACATAGCTGAAAGGAGTCACAGAGGGGAAGGCGAAGAAGATCATGAATCACCGTCTTCAGGCAGGGTACCGGACACCTCCAttgaggaaactgaatcagaTGCCAGTAGTGATAGTGAGGAAGTATCTGCAGTTATTGCACAGCACTCTTTGACTCAACAGAGACTTTTGGTTCCTAATGCAAACCAGACAGTAGCTGATCGATCAGTAGCAGGGGGTGGAACAGTGAGTGTCCGATCTAGAAGGCCTGATGGACAGTGCACAGTAACTGAAGTTTAA